Proteins from a single region of Streptomyces vinaceus:
- a CDS encoding sensor histidine kinase, with translation MTVGTNSSPGARAAGPAAAPGTPSLAAVPPQGSGRAAPAAPGAHAPREAHASRETRDPAGLPEFEAVGIDPDDLPDGLVVADATGHVICFNAAAARITALVPGEALGVRIDRALPLEDLDGRRWWALTDPYGGLATRRGQPERNLLLPGGREVLVSASYVRTHPTGPLRRLVVTLRGTEARRRTERSHAELIATVAHELRSPLTSVKGFTATLLAKWERFTDDQKRLMLETVDADANRVTRLIAELLDISRIDSGRLEVRRQPVDIATAVGRHVQALTANGQAPDRFLVRVSCSLPDLWADPDKIDQILGNLLENAVRHGEGTVTIDVSPTSLTNAAGKTEKGTAVTVTDEGPGIPEESMNRVFTRFWRGSKRGGTGLGLYIVKGIVEAHGGTITVGRGPGGGAEFRFILPVGAPAYLTQ, from the coding sequence ATGACCGTCGGTACGAACAGCTCGCCAGGGGCCAGGGCGGCAGGGCCCGCTGCGGCGCCCGGGACGCCGTCCCTGGCGGCCGTGCCCCCGCAGGGCTCCGGCCGCGCGGCACCGGCCGCACCCGGGGCGCACGCGCCCCGTGAAGCCCACGCATCCCGCGAGACCCGCGATCCGGCCGGGCTCCCGGAGTTCGAGGCCGTCGGCATCGACCCCGACGACCTCCCCGACGGACTCGTCGTCGCCGACGCCACGGGCCATGTGATCTGCTTCAACGCCGCCGCCGCCCGGATCACCGCACTGGTCCCGGGCGAGGCGCTCGGCGTACGCATCGACCGGGCGCTGCCGCTGGAAGACCTCGACGGCCGCCGCTGGTGGGCGCTGACCGACCCGTACGGGGGCCTCGCGACCCGGCGCGGCCAGCCCGAGCGCAATCTGCTGCTGCCCGGCGGCCGCGAGGTGCTCGTCTCCGCCAGCTACGTGCGCACCCACCCCACCGGCCCGCTGCGCCGCCTGGTCGTCACCCTGCGCGGCACCGAGGCGCGCCGGCGCACCGAGCGCAGCCACGCCGAGCTGATCGCCACCGTCGCGCACGAGCTGCGCTCGCCGCTGACCTCCGTCAAGGGGTTCACCGCGACGCTGCTCGCCAAGTGGGAGCGGTTCACCGACGACCAGAAGCGGCTGATGCTGGAGACCGTCGACGCCGACGCCAACCGCGTCACCCGCCTCATCGCCGAGCTCCTCGACATCTCCCGCATCGACTCCGGCCGCCTGGAGGTGCGCCGCCAGCCGGTGGACATCGCCACCGCCGTGGGCCGCCACGTCCAGGCGCTCACCGCGAACGGGCAGGCGCCCGACCGGTTCCTCGTACGGGTCAGCTGCTCGCTCCCCGATCTGTGGGCGGATCCGGACAAGATCGACCAGATCCTCGGCAACCTCCTGGAAAATGCGGTGCGGCACGGCGAGGGAACGGTCACCATCGACGTATCGCCGACCAGCCTGACGAACGCAGCGGGCAAGACCGAGAAGGGAACCGCCGTCACCGTGACCGATGAGGGCCCCGGGATCCCCGAGGAGTCGATGAACCGCGTCTTCACCCGTTTCTGGCGGGGCAGCAAGCGCGGTGGCACCGGCCTGGGCCTGTACATCGTCAAGGGCATCGTCGAGGCCCACGGCGGCACCATCACGGTCGGCCGCGGCCCCGGAGGCGGCGCCGAGTTCCGATTTATCCTGCCCGTGGGCGCGCCGGCCTACCTCACGCAGTAG
- the infC gene encoding translation initiation factor IF-3, with translation MWCYRGGSISTEPRINDRIRVPEVRLVGPSGEQVGIVPLAKALELAQEYDLDLVEVAASARPPVCKLMDYGKFKYESAMKAREARKNQAHTVIKEMKLRPKIDPHDYDTKKGHVVRFLKQGDKVKITIMFRGREQSRPELGYRLLQRLASDVEDLGFIESNPKQDGRNMIMVLGPHKKKTEAMAEAREAQAARKAERQGVAADEAPSEEAPVEEGTEVASAEAEAEAPEAASPEAPAEA, from the coding sequence GTGTGGTGCTACCGAGGAGGATCCATCAGCACCGAGCCCCGCATCAACGACCGGATTCGCGTTCCCGAGGTACGACTCGTCGGTCCCAGCGGTGAGCAGGTCGGCATCGTGCCGCTTGCCAAGGCCCTTGAGCTGGCGCAGGAGTACGACCTCGACCTGGTCGAGGTCGCGGCGTCCGCACGCCCGCCGGTCTGCAAGCTCATGGACTACGGCAAGTTCAAGTACGAGTCGGCCATGAAGGCCCGTGAGGCGCGCAAGAACCAGGCGCACACGGTCATCAAGGAAATGAAGCTCCGGCCGAAGATCGACCCGCACGACTATGACACCAAGAAGGGTCACGTCGTTCGGTTCCTCAAGCAGGGCGACAAGGTCAAGATCACGATCATGTTCCGTGGTCGCGAGCAGTCCCGGCCGGAACTCGGCTACCGACTGCTGCAGCGTCTGGCTTCGGACGTCGAGGACCTCGGGTTCATCGAGTCGAACCCGAAGCAGGACGGCCGCAACATGATCATGGTCCTCGGTCCGCACAAGAAGAAGACCGAGGCGATGGCCGAAGCCCGCGAGGCGCAGGCCGCCCGCAAGGCCGAGCGCCAGGGTGTCGCCGCCGACGAGGCTCCTTCCGAGGAAGCCCCCGTCGAGGAGGGCACCGAGGTCGCCTCTGCCGAGGCCGAAGCCGAGGCCCCCGAGGCCGCCTCTCCCGAGGCACCGGCCGAAGCCTGA
- the rplT gene encoding 50S ribosomal protein L20, which produces MARVKRAVNAHKKRRAILEAASGYRGQRSRLYRKAKEQVTHSLVYNFNDRKKRKGDFRQLWIQRINAAARQNGMTYNRLIQGLKAANIEVDRKILAELAVNDANAFAALVEVAQKALPADVNAPKAAAAA; this is translated from the coding sequence GTGGCACGCGTCAAGCGGGCGGTAAACGCCCACAAGAAGCGCCGGGCGATCCTCGAGGCGGCCTCCGGCTACCGCGGTCAGCGTTCGCGCCTGTACCGCAAGGCCAAGGAGCAGGTCACCCACTCGCTGGTCTACAACTTCAACGACCGCAAGAAGCGCAAGGGCGACTTCCGTCAGCTGTGGATCCAGCGCATCAACGCCGCTGCCCGCCAGAACGGCATGACGTACAACCGCCTCATCCAGGGTCTGAAGGCCGCCAACATCGAGGTGGACCGCAAGATCCTCGCGGAGCTGGCCGTCAACGACGCCAACGCTTTCGCCGCGCTCGTCGAGGTTGCGCAGAAGGCGCTTCCGGCCGACGTGAACGCCCCGAAGGCCGCTGCCGCCGCCTAA
- a CDS encoding DUF1844 domain-containing protein → MTDATPTPATEAGTTPDAPDYDAMTRDIADVPAVEVITTVAVHLLSAAAVNLGLDKPDSEHKDLDEARKLITALAGLVTASATEISSFHAAPLRDGLKSLQLAFREASIVPDEPGQGPGEKFTGPVFG, encoded by the coding sequence ATGACTGACGCGACCCCCACCCCCGCCACCGAGGCCGGCACCACGCCGGACGCCCCCGACTACGACGCCATGACCCGCGACATCGCGGACGTGCCCGCCGTCGAGGTGATCACCACGGTGGCCGTGCACCTGCTGAGCGCCGCGGCGGTCAACCTGGGCCTGGACAAGCCGGACTCGGAGCACAAGGACCTCGACGAGGCCCGCAAGCTGATCACGGCCCTGGCCGGCCTGGTCACGGCGAGCGCCACCGAGATCAGCTCCTTCCACGCGGCCCCGCTGCGCGACGGCCTGAAGTCGCTCCAGCTCGCCTTCCGCGAGGCCTCGATCGTCCCGGACGAGCCGGGCCAGGGTCCGGGCGAGAAGTTCACGGGGCCGGTCTTCGGCTGA
- a CDS encoding SseB family protein, whose product MANKNIPDPGFSDDDGSADPRLSAALAAWSEDRAKEPELLAALKGARLLVPVVAVLGEVETDPETGLKREKTSDMAVPTLRAGDRRALPAFTSIASLALWDPAARPVAVPLHQALAAAAHEKADTVVLDLAGPVTYQLTGPALLALAEGRTDAGPLADPAVREAVRAAVSAEPAVLRAHLGPGGADADGTLAIVLAAGAPASAAARRVAEALAADETLRARLVRGLDLALLPEEAPAPAGEPLFTR is encoded by the coding sequence GTGGCGAACAAAAACATTCCCGACCCCGGCTTCTCCGACGACGACGGCTCCGCCGACCCCCGGCTGAGCGCGGCCCTGGCCGCCTGGTCCGAGGACCGGGCGAAGGAGCCGGAGCTGCTGGCGGCCCTCAAGGGCGCCCGCCTGCTGGTCCCGGTCGTCGCCGTGCTCGGCGAGGTCGAGACCGACCCGGAGACCGGCCTGAAGCGCGAGAAGACCAGCGACATGGCCGTTCCCACCCTGCGGGCGGGGGACCGCCGGGCGCTGCCCGCGTTCACCTCGATCGCCTCGCTGGCCCTGTGGGACCCGGCCGCCCGCCCGGTCGCCGTACCGCTGCACCAGGCCCTGGCCGCCGCCGCGCACGAGAAGGCCGACACCGTGGTCCTGGACCTGGCCGGGCCCGTCACCTACCAGCTCACCGGCCCCGCGCTGCTCGCGCTCGCCGAGGGCCGTACCGACGCCGGTCCGCTGGCCGACCCCGCGGTGCGCGAAGCCGTACGGGCCGCCGTCTCCGCCGAGCCCGCCGTGCTCCGCGCCCACCTCGGCCCGGGCGGGGCGGACGCCGACGGCACCCTCGCGATCGTGCTGGCCGCCGGGGCGCCGGCCTCCGCCGCGGCCCGCCGCGTCGCCGAGGCCCTGGCCGCCGACGAGACCCTGCGGGCCCGCCTCGTGCGCGGACTCGACCTGGCCCTGCTCCCGGAGGAGGCCCCGGCCCCGGCCGGCGAGCCGCTCTTCACCCGCTGA
- a CDS encoding TrmH family RNA methyltransferase — protein sequence MGTPAPAELISPRSPRVAAARRLARRNFRTKERRFIAEGPQAVREAVEHRAAGGASTLIELFATVEAAERYDGIIEAALEAGARVHYASDEVLAEVSQTVTPQGLVGVCHFLDSPFEDILAARPKLVAVLAHVRDPGNAGTVLRCADAAGADAVVLTDASVDLYNPKSVRASVGSLFHLPVAVGVPVEQAVEGLRAAGVRILAADGAGEDDLDAELDAGTMGTPSAWVFGNEAWGLPEETRALADAVVRVPIHGKAESLNLATAAAVCLYASARAQRAPGGCRSVTPS from the coding sequence ATGGGTACCCCCGCCCCCGCCGAGCTGATCTCCCCCCGATCCCCGCGGGTGGCCGCCGCCAGGCGCCTGGCGCGGCGCAACTTCCGCACCAAGGAGCGCCGGTTCATCGCCGAGGGCCCCCAGGCCGTGCGCGAGGCCGTCGAGCACCGCGCCGCCGGTGGCGCCTCGACCCTGATCGAGCTGTTCGCGACCGTGGAGGCCGCCGAGCGCTACGACGGGATCATCGAGGCCGCGCTGGAGGCCGGCGCCCGGGTCCACTACGCCTCCGACGAGGTCCTCGCCGAGGTCTCGCAGACCGTCACCCCGCAGGGGCTCGTCGGCGTCTGTCACTTCCTCGACTCGCCCTTCGAGGACATCCTGGCGGCCCGGCCCAAGCTGGTCGCCGTCCTCGCGCACGTCCGCGACCCGGGCAACGCCGGCACGGTGCTGCGCTGCGCCGACGCCGCCGGCGCGGACGCGGTCGTCCTGACCGACGCCTCGGTGGACCTGTACAACCCGAAGTCCGTACGGGCCTCGGTGGGCTCCCTCTTCCACCTGCCGGTGGCGGTGGGCGTCCCCGTGGAGCAGGCCGTCGAGGGGCTCCGGGCGGCCGGCGTACGGATCCTGGCGGCCGACGGGGCAGGTGAGGACGACCTGGACGCCGAGCTCGACGCGGGCACCATGGGCACCCCCTCGGCCTGGGTCTTCGGCAACGAGGCGTGGGGCCTGCCCGAGGAGACCCGGGCGCTCGCGGACGCCGTCGTACGCGTCCCGATCCACGGCAAGGCCGAGAGCCTGAACCTCGCCACGGCCGCCGCGGTGTGCCTCTACGCGTCCGCGCGGGCACAGCGGGCTCCCGGAGGGTGCCGCTCCGTGACCCCCAGCTAG
- the pheS gene encoding phenylalanine--tRNA ligase subunit alpha, protein MSAPNKSYDPVEVEALKPEEIERMRDEALAAFASAGDLDALREAKTAHMGDRSPLALANREIGALPPQAKAEAGKRVGQARGAVNKAFGARTAELEAERDERVLVEEAVDVTLPYDRVPAGARHPLTTLMDRIADIFTAMGYEVAEGPEVEAEWFNFDALNFTPDHPARQMQDTFFVQGPKGTQGDESGVVLRTHTSPVQARTLLDREPPVYVVCPGRVFRTDELDATHTPVFHQVELLAVDEGLTMADLKGTLDHMVQALFGKDMTTRLRPNFFPFTEPSAEMDMQCYVCRGESVGNPDRPCRTCSSEGWIELGGCGMVNPKVLIACGVDPEKYSGFAFGFGIERMLMFRHNVEDMRDMVEGDVRFTRPFGMEI, encoded by the coding sequence ATGTCGGCACCGAACAAGTCGTACGACCCTGTCGAGGTCGAGGCACTGAAACCGGAAGAGATCGAGCGCATGCGGGACGAGGCGCTCGCCGCCTTCGCCTCCGCCGGCGACCTCGACGCGCTGCGTGAGGCGAAGACCGCGCACATGGGCGACCGCTCGCCCCTGGCGCTCGCCAACCGCGAGATCGGCGCCCTGCCGCCGCAGGCCAAGGCCGAGGCGGGCAAGCGCGTGGGCCAGGCCCGCGGCGCCGTGAACAAGGCCTTCGGGGCCCGCACGGCCGAGCTCGAAGCCGAGCGCGACGAGCGGGTGCTGGTCGAGGAGGCGGTGGACGTCACGCTGCCCTACGACCGGGTCCCCGCCGGTGCCCGGCACCCCCTGACCACGCTGATGGACCGCATCGCGGACATCTTCACGGCCATGGGCTACGAGGTGGCCGAGGGGCCCGAGGTCGAGGCGGAGTGGTTCAACTTCGACGCCCTCAACTTCACCCCCGACCACCCGGCGCGCCAGATGCAGGACACGTTCTTCGTCCAGGGCCCGAAGGGCACCCAGGGCGACGAGTCCGGCGTCGTGCTGCGCACCCACACCTCCCCGGTGCAGGCGCGCACGCTGCTCGACCGGGAGCCGCCCGTGTACGTGGTGTGCCCGGGCCGGGTGTTCCGCACCGACGAGCTCGACGCCACGCACACCCCGGTCTTCCACCAGGTCGAGCTGCTCGCCGTGGACGAGGGCCTGACCATGGCCGACCTCAAGGGCACCCTGGACCACATGGTCCAGGCGCTCTTCGGCAAGGACATGACCACGCGGCTGCGCCCGAACTTCTTCCCGTTCACCGAGCCGTCCGCCGAGATGGACATGCAGTGCTACGTGTGCCGCGGCGAGTCGGTGGGCAACCCCGACCGGCCGTGCCGCACCTGCTCCAGCGAGGGCTGGATCGAGCTCGGCGGCTGCGGAATGGTCAACCCCAAGGTGCTCATCGCCTGCGGCGTGGACCCGGAGAAGTACAGCGGGTTCGCCTTCGGGTTCGGCATCGAGCGGATGCTGATGTTCCGCCACAACGTCGAAGACATGCGAGACATGGTCGAGGGTGACGTCCGGTTCACCCGGCCGTTCGGGATGGAGATCTGA
- the pheT gene encoding phenylalanine--tRNA ligase subunit beta translates to MRVPLSWLREYVDLPAGETGRDVQAKLVDAGLEVERVEQLGAGLKGPLVVGQVLTIEELEGFRKPIRFCTVDVGQANGTGEPQEIVCGARNFSVGDKVVVVLPGAVLPGDFAIASRKTYGKTSHGMICSGEELGMGDDGTHGIIVLPPEHEVGTDAIELLQLVDEVLDIAVTPDRGYCLSMRGVARETATAYGLPLRDPALLDVPAPNSYGYLVKIDDPAGCDRFTARTVTGLDPEAKSPIWLTRRLQKAGMRPISLAVDVTNYVMLELGQPLHAYDRSRLDGAIGVRRAEQGEKFTTLDGVKRTLDAEDLVITDNSGPIGLAGVMGGANTEIADSVTDPETGAVSGTTDVVIEAAHFDALTISRSARRHKLASEASKRFERGVDPQAASAAAQRTVDLLVLLAGGTAEAGVTELTAPGAPRSIAMRADHPDRVAGMDYGRETVVRRLQEVGCDVYGQDELVVTVPSWRPDLAEPNDLAEEVIRLEGYGNLPSTLPKLPSGRGLTARQELHRRVGRALAGAGYVEALNYPFIGEGVFDQLQLPAHDASRQVVKLVNPLSDEEPALRTTLLPGLLGALRRNDSRGSHDLALFETGSVFRAGPQPGVAVRLPVDRRPTAEEIATLNAALPAQPRYAAVVLAGAREQAGWWGKGRPADWADAVQAARSLAAEAGAELVVRQGRYGPWHPGRCAELLVTLNGVETVIGHAGELHPRVVKAMGLPARTSAMELDLDRLAAAGGGAVMAPRISTFPVATQDVALIVDASVPAADVEAALRKGAGELLESLRLFDVFTGDQVGAGKKSLAYALRFRAADRTLTAEESTAARDAAVALAGERTGAVLRGA, encoded by the coding sequence ATGCGGGTCCCGCTTTCTTGGCTGCGGGAGTACGTCGACCTGCCTGCCGGCGAAACCGGTCGTGACGTACAGGCCAAGCTCGTAGATGCCGGCCTTGAGGTCGAAAGGGTCGAGCAGCTCGGCGCCGGTCTCAAGGGCCCCCTGGTCGTCGGCCAGGTGCTGACCATCGAGGAGCTCGAAGGCTTCCGCAAGCCGATCCGTTTCTGCACGGTCGACGTCGGCCAGGCCAACGGCACCGGCGAGCCGCAGGAGATCGTCTGCGGCGCCCGGAACTTCTCCGTCGGCGACAAGGTCGTCGTGGTCCTGCCCGGCGCCGTCCTGCCCGGCGACTTCGCGATCGCCTCGCGCAAGACGTACGGCAAGACCTCGCACGGCATGATCTGCTCCGGTGAGGAGCTGGGCATGGGCGACGACGGCACGCACGGGATCATCGTGCTGCCGCCGGAGCACGAGGTCGGCACCGACGCGATCGAGCTGCTCCAGCTCGTCGACGAGGTCCTCGACATCGCCGTCACCCCGGACCGCGGCTACTGCCTGTCGATGCGCGGTGTGGCCCGTGAGACCGCCACCGCGTACGGCCTGCCGCTGCGCGACCCGGCGCTGCTCGACGTGCCCGCGCCGAACTCGTACGGCTACCTGGTCAAGATCGACGACCCGGCCGGCTGCGACCGGTTCACGGCCCGTACGGTGACCGGCCTCGACCCCGAGGCGAAGTCCCCGATCTGGCTGACGCGGCGCCTGCAGAAGGCCGGCATGCGCCCGATCTCGCTCGCCGTCGACGTCACCAACTACGTGATGCTCGAACTCGGCCAGCCGCTGCACGCGTACGACCGCTCCCGCCTGGACGGCGCGATCGGCGTGCGCCGCGCCGAGCAGGGCGAGAAGTTCACCACCCTCGACGGGGTCAAGCGCACGCTCGACGCCGAGGACCTGGTGATCACCGACAACAGCGGGCCGATCGGCCTGGCCGGTGTCATGGGCGGTGCCAACACCGAGATCGCCGACTCCGTGACCGACCCCGAGACGGGCGCCGTCTCGGGCACCACGGACGTGGTCATCGAGGCCGCGCACTTCGACGCCCTGACGATCTCGCGCAGCGCCCGCCGCCACAAGCTCGCCTCGGAGGCCTCCAAGCGCTTCGAGCGCGGCGTCGACCCGCAGGCGGCCTCCGCGGCCGCGCAGCGGACCGTCGACCTGCTCGTGCTGCTCGCGGGCGGCACGGCCGAGGCCGGCGTCACCGAGCTCACCGCCCCGGGCGCCCCGCGCAGCATCGCGATGCGCGCGGACCACCCGGACCGGGTCGCGGGCATGGACTACGGCCGCGAGACCGTCGTCCGCCGCCTCCAGGAGGTCGGCTGCGACGTCTACGGCCAGGACGAGCTCGTCGTGACCGTCCCCTCGTGGCGGCCCGACCTCGCCGAGCCCAACGACCTCGCCGAAGAGGTCATCCGGCTGGAGGGCTACGGGAACCTCCCGTCGACCCTGCCGAAGCTGCCCTCCGGCCGCGGTCTGACCGCGCGCCAGGAGCTGCACCGCCGGGTCGGCCGCGCGCTGGCCGGCGCGGGCTACGTCGAGGCGCTCAACTACCCGTTCATCGGCGAGGGCGTCTTCGACCAGCTCCAGCTGCCCGCGCACGACGCGTCCCGCCAGGTCGTCAAGCTGGTCAACCCGCTCTCCGACGAGGAGCCGGCGCTGCGCACCACGCTGCTGCCGGGTCTGCTGGGCGCGCTGCGCCGCAACGACAGCCGGGGCAGCCACGACCTCGCCCTCTTCGAGACGGGCTCGGTCTTCCGGGCCGGCCCGCAGCCGGGTGTCGCCGTACGGCTGCCCGTCGACCGGCGTCCCACGGCCGAGGAGATCGCCACGCTGAACGCCGCCCTGCCGGCCCAGCCGCGGTACGCCGCGGTCGTGCTGGCCGGTGCGCGCGAGCAGGCCGGCTGGTGGGGCAAGGGCCGCCCGGCCGACTGGGCGGACGCGGTGCAGGCCGCGCGCTCGCTGGCCGCCGAGGCCGGCGCGGAGCTCGTCGTGCGCCAGGGCCGGTACGGGCCGTGGCACCCGGGCCGGTGCGCCGAGCTGCTCGTCACCCTGAACGGGGTGGAGACGGTCATCGGGCACGCCGGTGAGCTGCACCCGCGCGTCGTCAAGGCGATGGGCCTGCCGGCCCGCACCAGCGCCATGGAGCTCGACCTCGACCGCCTCGCGGCGGCCGGTGGCGGGGCCGTGATGGCGCCCCGGATCTCCACCTTCCCGGTGGCGACCCAGGACGTCGCGCTGATCGTCGACGCGTCCGTCCCGGCGGCCGACGTCGAGGCCGCGCTGCGCAAGGGGGCCGGCGAACTGCTGGAGTCCCTGCGGCTGTTCGACGTGTTCACCGGCGACCAGGTCGGCGCGGGCAAGAAGTCCCTGGCGTACGCGCTGCGCTTCCGCGCGGCCGACCGCACGCTGACCGCGGAGGAGTCCACGGCCGCGCGCGACGCGGCGGTGGCACTGGCGGGCGAGCGCACGGGCGCGGTGCTGCGCGGGGCGTGA
- a CDS encoding PP2C family protein-serine/threonine phosphatase, whose amino-acid sequence MITRGEMPQVRRVCVLAWGAAAVSWELSTPGRLGASLASCAAFLLLAAGCALHIRHALMAELRRVQEIAGAAQRAVLRPLPGHIQGLTLAAAQLSASRGAAVGGDLYEAVPTGYGVRVVIGDVRGHGLPALGAAAAVLGAFREAAYDEPGLGGVLVRMERALARHVLAQDAAEEFVTVLLLQIAQDGSVLALNCGHPWPYLLREPRPLEPCGAPPRAAPGRRVRAEPGRRRRGGAVEDAAQRRTVVRSLDGGEVLPPLGVVPVPPGLPAQDCGQLWPGDVLFLHTDGAEDARDAAGRFFPLRSVLAGLPADTPARLVAGVHAELLRHTGGRLTDDVALLALRSDRNP is encoded by the coding sequence ATGATCACGCGCGGGGAGATGCCCCAGGTGCGTCGGGTGTGCGTCCTCGCGTGGGGCGCCGCCGCGGTCTCCTGGGAGCTGTCCACCCCCGGGCGGCTCGGCGCCAGCCTGGCCAGCTGTGCGGCGTTCCTGTTACTGGCAGCCGGGTGTGCGCTGCACATCCGGCACGCGCTCATGGCCGAGCTGCGGCGGGTGCAGGAGATCGCGGGCGCGGCGCAGCGGGCCGTGCTGCGGCCGCTGCCGGGGCACATCCAGGGCCTGACTCTGGCCGCGGCCCAGCTGTCGGCGAGCCGGGGCGCGGCGGTGGGCGGGGACCTGTACGAGGCCGTGCCGACGGGGTACGGGGTCCGGGTCGTCATCGGGGACGTACGGGGCCACGGACTGCCGGCGCTGGGAGCGGCGGCGGCGGTGCTCGGTGCCTTCCGGGAGGCGGCGTACGACGAGCCCGGGCTGGGCGGGGTGCTGGTCCGCATGGAACGCGCCCTGGCCCGGCACGTCCTGGCGCAGGACGCCGCCGAGGAGTTCGTGACGGTGCTGCTGCTCCAGATCGCGCAGGACGGCTCCGTGCTGGCCCTGAACTGCGGGCACCCGTGGCCGTACCTCCTGCGCGAGCCGCGGCCGCTGGAACCCTGCGGGGCTCCGCCGCGGGCCGCCCCGGGCCGGAGGGTCCGGGCAGAGCCCGGGAGACGGAGACGGGGCGGGGCGGTGGAGGACGCGGCGCAGCGGCGCACGGTCGTACGGTCGCTCGACGGCGGTGAGGTGTTGCCCCCGCTCGGGGTGGTGCCCGTACCGCCCGGCCTGCCGGCGCAGGACTGCGGCCAACTGTGGCCCGGCGACGTGCTGTTCCTGCACACCGACGGCGCCGAGGACGCCCGCGACGCGGCGGGGCGGTTCTTCCCCCTGCGCAGCGTGCTCGCCGGGCTTCCGGCCGACACGCCCGCGCGGCTGGTCGCGGGCGTGCACGCCGAACTGCTGCGTCATACCGGCGGGCGACTCACGGACGACGTCGCCCTGTTGGCGCTGCGCAGCGACCGCAACCCCTGA
- the rpmI gene encoding 50S ribosomal protein L35 has product MPKNKTHSGTKKRFKVTGSGKVLRERAGKRHLLEHKSSRVTRRLTGTAEMAPGDAAKIKKLLGK; this is encoded by the coding sequence ATGCCGAAGAACAAGACGCACAGCGGTACCAAGAAGCGCTTCAAGGTCACCGGCTCCGGCAAGGTGCTCCGCGAGCGCGCCGGCAAGCGCCACCTGCTCGAGCACAAGTCGTCCCGTGTCACCCGCCGCCTGACCGGCACCGCGGAGATGGCCCCCGGCGACGCCGCGAAGATCAAGAAGCTTCTCGGCAAGTGA